Proteins co-encoded in one Dyella japonica A8 genomic window:
- the nuoL gene encoding NADH-quinone oxidoreductase subunit L, with product MELSTSILLTIALAPLVGCVLAGFLGRFIGRAGAHTATILGVAIACGLSFYVLYQLTVGGAPIYNQNIYTWFDIGHYSAHVGFLIDRLTAMMMVVVTFVSLLVHVYTIGYMADDAGYQRFFSYISLFTFSMLMLVMSNNFMQLFFGWEAVGLVSYLLIGFWYKRPTAIFANLKAFLVNRVGDFGFLLGIAGVLYFLNTLDYATAFAAAPTLVGKTLQITQNTHWDAATVICILLFIGAMGKSAQVPLHVWLPDSMEGPTPISALIHAATMVTAGIFMVARMSPIFELSETALSFVMIIGATGALFTGLIGIVQNDIKRVVAYSTLSQLGYMTVALGVSAYAGAVFHLMTHAFFKALLFLGAGSVIIAMHHEQDMRYMGGLRKYMPITWITMWIGSLALCGVPFFAGFYSKDAIIEAVGESHRAGASYAYFCVMAGAFVTALYTFRQMYLTFHGKERFVVVHDHGHGHGHGHDDHGHAHAEHDEHHHVSHKDDHGHHEAGIMHETPKESPWVVTLPLILLAIPSIIVGALAIQPLLFGEWFGSAIHVNEASNVLGEIGKEFHGWVGMALHGFTQLPFWLVAAAFAIQTYIYLFNPAVADRIKNALKPIYNVLNHKYWFDAVYYIVFARGGMALGRALWKGGDATIIDGVLIDGSASLVDRIAGGVRRLQSGYLYHYAFAMILGLILLLGGYWLVGQ from the coding sequence ATGGAATTGTCTACCTCCATTCTGCTGACCATCGCCCTCGCACCGCTCGTCGGGTGCGTGCTTGCGGGCTTCCTTGGTCGCTTCATCGGCCGTGCCGGCGCCCACACCGCGACCATTCTTGGCGTGGCGATTGCCTGCGGCCTGTCGTTCTACGTGCTGTACCAACTCACTGTTGGCGGCGCACCGATCTATAACCAGAACATCTACACCTGGTTCGACATCGGCCACTACAGCGCCCATGTCGGCTTCCTGATCGATCGCCTGACCGCCATGATGATGGTGGTGGTGACCTTCGTGTCGCTGCTGGTGCACGTCTACACCATCGGCTACATGGCCGACGATGCGGGCTACCAGCGCTTCTTCAGCTACATCTCGCTGTTCACCTTCTCGATGTTGATGCTCGTGATGAGCAACAACTTCATGCAGCTGTTCTTCGGCTGGGAAGCGGTGGGCCTGGTGTCGTACCTGCTGATCGGCTTCTGGTACAAGCGCCCGACGGCGATCTTCGCCAACCTCAAGGCGTTCCTGGTCAACCGCGTGGGCGACTTCGGCTTCCTGCTGGGTATCGCGGGCGTGCTGTATTTCCTGAACACGCTGGATTACGCCACCGCGTTCGCGGCTGCGCCGACTCTGGTGGGCAAGACGCTGCAGATCACGCAGAACACCCATTGGGATGCCGCGACGGTCATCTGCATCCTGCTGTTCATCGGTGCGATGGGTAAGTCGGCCCAGGTGCCGCTGCACGTGTGGCTGCCGGACTCGATGGAAGGCCCGACCCCGATCTCGGCACTGATCCACGCCGCGACGATGGTGACCGCCGGCATCTTCATGGTCGCCCGCATGTCGCCGATCTTCGAACTGTCGGAGACCGCGCTCAGCTTCGTGATGATCATCGGCGCCACCGGCGCGCTGTTCACCGGCCTGATCGGCATCGTGCAGAACGATATCAAGCGCGTCGTCGCGTACTCCACGCTGTCGCAGCTGGGCTACATGACGGTGGCGCTGGGCGTGTCGGCCTATGCCGGCGCCGTGTTCCACCTGATGACCCACGCCTTCTTCAAGGCGCTGCTGTTCCTGGGTGCTGGCTCGGTCATCATCGCCATGCACCATGAGCAGGACATGCGCTACATGGGCGGCCTGCGCAAGTACATGCCGATCACCTGGATCACCATGTGGATCGGTTCGCTGGCGCTGTGCGGCGTGCCGTTCTTCGCCGGCTTCTACTCGAAGGACGCCATCATCGAGGCAGTAGGCGAATCGCACCGTGCTGGTGCCAGCTACGCCTACTTCTGCGTGATGGCCGGCGCCTTCGTGACCGCGCTGTACACCTTCCGCCAGATGTACCTGACCTTCCACGGCAAGGAGCGTTTCGTGGTGGTGCACGATCATGGCCACGGTCATGGTCACGGCCACGACGATCACGGCCATGCGCACGCCGAGCACGACGAGCACCATCACGTCTCGCACAAAGATGACCACGGCCACCACGAGGCCGGCATCATGCACGAGACGCCGAAGGAGTCGCCGTGGGTGGTGACGCTGCCGCTGATCCTGCTGGCGATCCCGTCGATCATCGTGGGTGCTCTGGCCATCCAGCCGCTGCTTTTCGGCGAATGGTTCGGCTCTGCCATCCACGTCAACGAGGCGAGCAATGTCCTCGGTGAGATCGGCAAGGAATTCCATGGCTGGGTCGGCATGGCACTGCATGGCTTCACCCAGCTGCCGTTCTGGCTGGTGGCCGCAGCCTTCGCCATCCAGACCTACATTTACCTGTTCAACCCGGCCGTGGCTGATCGCATCAAGAATGCGCTGAAGCCGATCTACAACGTGCTCAACCACAAGTACTGGTTCGACGCGGTGTACTACATCGTCTTTGCCCGTGGCGGCATGGCGTTGGGTCGCGCCCTCTGGAAGGGTGGCGATGCCACGATCATTGACGGTGTGCTGATCGACGGTTCGGCGAGTCTGGTGGACCGCATCGCGGGTGGCGTGCGTCGCCTGCAGTCCGGTTATCTCTATCACTACGCCTTCGCGATGATTCTCGGCCTTATCCTGCTGCTTGGCGGGTATTGGCTGGTCGGGCAATAA
- the nusA gene encoding transcription termination factor NusA → MSKELLLVVDAVANEKGVPREVIFQAMEAALASAAKKRYPDEDPDIRVVIDRHSGDYETFRRWEIIADDGEMESPFHQIRLMDAVDEREGAEVGEYIEAQIENAEFGRIAAQAAKQVIVQRVREAERMQVVDAFRERVGELVTGIVKRVERGNVYLDLGSNAEAFIPRDKTIPRESARVGDRVRGYLYEVRSEARGPQLFVSRAAPEFMIELFKLEVPEVGQGLVEIKGCARDPGDRAKIAVVAHDSRTDPIGACIGMRGSRVQAVSNELNGERVDIILWHENQAQYVINAMAPAEVQSIIMDEEKHSMDIAVAEDKLSQAIGRGGQNVRLASKLTGWQLNVMTQDQVAAKSEAEQEAARQLFMDKLEVDQEIASILVQEGFSSVEEIAYVPSAELLAVEGFDEDIVEELRARARDALLTEALAVEESIDEHQPSEELLHLPGMDEATAYALASREVVSVDDLADLAVDDLIDIEGMDEDRAAALIMAARAPMIARLEKGG, encoded by the coding sequence ATGAGCAAAGAACTTTTGCTGGTGGTTGACGCGGTTGCCAACGAAAAAGGCGTGCCGCGCGAAGTGATTTTCCAGGCCATGGAAGCGGCGCTCGCGTCCGCGGCCAAGAAGCGCTATCCGGACGAAGACCCGGATATCCGCGTGGTCATCGACCGCCACAGTGGCGATTACGAGACCTTCCGCCGCTGGGAAATCATCGCCGACGACGGTGAGATGGAGTCGCCGTTCCACCAGATCCGCCTGATGGATGCCGTGGACGAGCGCGAAGGCGCCGAAGTCGGCGAGTACATCGAGGCGCAGATCGAGAACGCCGAGTTCGGCCGCATCGCCGCGCAGGCCGCCAAGCAGGTGATCGTGCAGCGCGTCCGCGAAGCCGAGCGCATGCAGGTGGTGGACGCCTTCCGCGAGCGCGTGGGCGAGCTGGTCACCGGCATCGTCAAGCGCGTGGAGCGCGGCAACGTCTACCTCGACCTGGGCAGCAACGCCGAAGCCTTCATCCCGCGCGACAAGACCATTCCGCGCGAATCGGCCCGCGTCGGTGACCGCGTCCGTGGCTACCTCTACGAGGTGCGTTCGGAAGCCCGCGGCCCGCAGCTGTTCGTGTCCCGCGCCGCGCCGGAATTCATGATCGAGCTGTTCAAGCTCGAAGTGCCGGAAGTCGGCCAGGGCCTGGTGGAGATCAAGGGTTGCGCCCGCGACCCGGGTGACCGCGCCAAGATCGCCGTGGTGGCCCACGATTCGCGCACCGATCCCATCGGCGCCTGCATCGGCATGCGTGGTTCGCGCGTGCAGGCCGTGTCCAACGAGCTCAACGGCGAGCGCGTGGACATCATCCTGTGGCACGAGAACCAGGCCCAGTACGTCATCAACGCCATGGCGCCGGCGGAAGTGCAGTCCATCATCATGGACGAAGAAAAGCACTCCATGGACATCGCCGTGGCCGAGGACAAGCTGTCCCAGGCCATCGGCCGCGGTGGCCAGAACGTGCGCCTCGCCAGCAAGCTCACCGGCTGGCAGCTCAACGTGATGACGCAGGACCAGGTCGCCGCCAAGAGCGAGGCCGAGCAGGAAGCCGCGCGCCAGCTGTTCATGGACAAGCTGGAAGTGGACCAGGAGATCGCCAGCATCCTCGTGCAGGAAGGCTTCTCCAGCGTCGAAGAAATCGCCTATGTGCCAAGCGCCGAGCTGCTGGCCGTGGAAGGTTTCGACGAAGACATCGTCGAGGAGCTCCGCGCCCGCGCCCGCGACGCGCTGCTCACCGAAGCACTGGCGGTGGAAGAGAGCATCGACGAGCACCAGCCGTCGGAAGAACTCCTGCACCTGCCGGGCATGGACGAAGCCACCGCGTATGCGCTGGCCTCGCGTGAAGTCGTCTCGGTGGACGATTTGGCCGACCTCGCGGTCGACGACCTGATCGATATCGAAGGCATGGACGAAGATCGCGCGGCAGCGCTGAT
- the nuoN gene encoding NADH-quinone oxidoreductase subunit NuoN has protein sequence MPNINDILILLPEFYLVAAACLLLLLDAFMKPEQRPMLHWLSIAVLLVAIYLVVAGQPSQPVVAFSGMFVRDGVSEILKVFALLSTVLVFVYAKPYLEDRKLFVGEFYTLTIFAVIGIMLLVSAGNLITVYLGLELLTLSSYALVALNRDSRLSSEAAIKYFVLGALASGMLLYGMSMVYGATQTLDLAHLHMAATHTNMPHLLVFGLIFMIVGIGFKLGAAPFHMWIPDVYQGSPTAVTIFIGSAPKLAAFGMAYRLLGAGLGDLANHWQLMLACLAVLSLAIGNIVALVQSNLKRLLAYSTISHMGYLLLGLVNAGPEGYAAALFYAISYALTGAAAFGIILALARAGFECEEIDDLKGLNQRSPWAAFLMMLVMFSLAGVPPMFGFFGKLLVFQAAIHAGFMWLAIVGAVFAIIGLYYYLRVVKVMYFDKPVEGADVYLQKDVSVRLVLSLNVLALLVLGIVWGPLFGWCQSVFVG, from the coding sequence ATGCCGAATATCAATGACATTCTGATCCTGTTGCCGGAGTTCTATCTGGTGGCGGCGGCGTGCTTGCTGCTGCTGCTGGATGCCTTCATGAAGCCGGAGCAGCGCCCCATGCTGCACTGGCTGTCCATCGCCGTGCTGCTGGTCGCCATTTACCTGGTCGTCGCAGGCCAGCCGAGCCAGCCCGTCGTGGCCTTCAGCGGCATGTTCGTGCGGGACGGCGTCTCCGAGATCCTCAAGGTCTTTGCGCTGCTGAGCACGGTGCTGGTGTTCGTCTACGCCAAGCCCTACCTGGAAGACCGCAAGCTGTTCGTGGGTGAGTTCTACACCCTGACCATCTTCGCGGTGATCGGCATCATGCTGCTGGTCTCGGCCGGCAACCTGATCACCGTGTACCTGGGCCTGGAGCTGCTGACGCTGTCGTCGTACGCGCTGGTCGCGCTCAACCGTGACTCGCGCCTGTCCTCGGAAGCGGCCATCAAGTACTTCGTGCTGGGCGCGCTGGCCTCGGGCATGCTGCTGTACGGCATGTCGATGGTCTACGGCGCCACCCAGACGCTGGACCTGGCCCACCTGCACATGGCCGCCACGCACACGAACATGCCGCACCTGCTGGTATTCGGCCTGATCTTCATGATCGTGGGCATTGGCTTCAAGCTGGGCGCCGCGCCGTTCCACATGTGGATTCCGGACGTGTACCAGGGTTCGCCGACGGCGGTGACCATCTTCATCGGCTCCGCGCCGAAGCTGGCTGCCTTCGGTATGGCCTACCGCCTGCTGGGCGCCGGCCTGGGCGATCTGGCCAACCACTGGCAGCTCATGCTGGCCTGCCTGGCCGTGCTGTCGCTGGCGATCGGCAACATCGTCGCCCTGGTGCAGAGCAACCTGAAGCGCCTGCTGGCCTACTCGACCATCTCGCACATGGGCTACCTGCTCCTGGGCTTGGTCAATGCCGGCCCGGAAGGCTATGCCGCGGCCCTGTTCTATGCCATCAGCTACGCGCTGACCGGCGCCGCCGCCTTCGGCATCATCCTGGCCCTGGCCCGCGCCGGTTTCGAGTGCGAGGAAATCGACGATCTCAAGGGCCTGAACCAGCGTTCACCCTGGGCGGCGTTCCTGATGATGCTGGTGATGTTCTCGCTGGCCGGCGTGCCGCCGATGTTCGGCTTCTTCGGCAAGCTGCTGGTGTTCCAGGCCGCCATCCATGCCGGCTTCATGTGGCTGGCCATCGTGGGCGCGGTATTCGCCATCATCGGCCTCTACTACTACCTGCGCGTCGTCAAGGTCATGTACTTCGACAAGCCGGTGGAAGGGGCTGACGTGTACCTCCAGAAGGATGTCTCGGTTCGCCTGGTGCTGTCGCTCAACGTGCTGGCACTGCTGGTGCTCGGCATCGTCTGGGGCCCGCTGTTCGGCTGGTGCCAGAGCGTGTTCGTCGGTTGA
- the rimP gene encoding ribosome maturation factor RimP has translation MDTQALTQRFTEVLADLGLECIGVEFSPSQGQSTLRVYIDAEGREVTVDDCEAGSRELSAMLDVEDPIPGHYVLEVSSPGIDRPLFTAAQFAKVAGKEVKILLKTPLEGRRRLRGKVTAVEGEHISLEAEGKTFEFDHDAVESARVVPDWVALGYAPQPKPGKGPAKKSSKN, from the coding sequence ATGGATACGCAGGCACTGACTCAACGCTTCACGGAAGTTCTGGCCGATCTCGGGCTGGAATGCATCGGCGTGGAGTTCTCCCCGTCGCAGGGGCAGAGTACCCTGCGTGTCTACATCGACGCCGAAGGGCGCGAAGTCACGGTAGACGATTGCGAAGCGGGCAGCCGGGAGCTGTCGGCGATGTTGGACGTGGAAGACCCGATTCCCGGCCACTACGTCCTGGAAGTATCGTCCCCCGGCATCGACCGCCCGCTCTTCACCGCGGCGCAGTTTGCCAAGGTGGCCGGTAAGGAAGTGAAGATTCTGCTGAAGACGCCGCTGGAAGGCCGGCGCCGTCTTCGCGGCAAGGTAACGGCGGTGGAAGGCGAACATATTTCGCTGGAAGCCGAAGGCAAGACCTTCGAGTTCGACCATGACGCGGTAGAAAGCGCGCGCGTGGTGCCTGACTGGGTGGCGCTCGGTTATGCGCCCCAGCCCAAGCCAGGCAAAGGTCCGGCCAAGAAGTCGTCAAAGAACTAA
- a CDS encoding NADH-quinone oxidoreductase subunit M, with protein MFNHLLSLLIWLPIVGAIPVLLAGSGRPNAARWIALLVAILTFVASLYLLPQFNAADGSKQLVESHMWIASLGVHYGLAVDGISVALILLTTFVGILVIVGAWEVIQTNPHQYMAAMLVLEGLMIGVFCATDALLFYVFFEAMLIPMFILIGVWGGPRRVYATLKFFIYTFFGSIFMLVGLIYLYLKAGSFDLATLAALPLSMKEQTWLFFAFLIAFAVKVPMVPVHTWLPDAHVEAPTGGSVVLAAVMLKIGGYGFLRFSLPITPDAADAYAWVVIGLSLIAVVYIGYIALVQEDMKKLVAYSSVAHMGFVTLGIFIAFMLVRGTNNLDAAKLGMQGAMVQMISHGFVSGAMFSCIGVLYDRLHTRQIKDYGGVINVMPWFGFFYVLFAMANSGLPGTSGFVGEFQVILASFQANPWIAFFAAFTLIIGAAYTLYMVKRVLWGDVTNPHVAEMKDINGREWFVLGAFAAAVMALGIWPQPLIHLMDSSVSQLVTQLANHKI; from the coding sequence ATGTTCAATCATTTGCTCAGCCTGCTGATCTGGCTCCCCATCGTGGGCGCCATCCCGGTGCTGCTCGCCGGCTCCGGCCGTCCCAACGCCGCGCGTTGGATTGCCCTGCTGGTGGCCATCCTCACCTTCGTGGCCAGCCTCTACCTGCTGCCGCAGTTCAACGCGGCCGACGGTTCGAAGCAGCTGGTGGAAAGCCACATGTGGATCGCCTCGCTCGGCGTCCATTACGGCCTTGCCGTCGACGGCATCTCCGTCGCCCTGATCCTGCTGACCACCTTCGTGGGCATCCTGGTGATCGTGGGCGCCTGGGAGGTCATCCAGACCAACCCGCACCAATACATGGCCGCCATGTTGGTGCTCGAGGGCCTGATGATCGGCGTGTTCTGCGCCACCGACGCGTTGCTGTTCTACGTGTTCTTCGAGGCCATGCTGATCCCGATGTTCATCCTCATCGGTGTCTGGGGTGGTCCGCGTCGCGTCTACGCCACGCTGAAGTTCTTCATCTACACGTTCTTTGGCTCCATCTTCATGCTGGTGGGCCTGATCTACCTGTACCTGAAGGCGGGTTCGTTCGACCTGGCCACGCTGGCGGCGCTGCCGCTCTCCATGAAGGAACAGACCTGGCTGTTCTTCGCCTTCCTTATCGCCTTCGCGGTGAAGGTGCCGATGGTGCCGGTGCATACCTGGCTTCCGGACGCCCACGTGGAGGCGCCGACCGGTGGTTCGGTGGTGCTGGCCGCGGTGATGCTGAAGATCGGTGGCTACGGTTTCCTGCGTTTCTCGCTGCCCATCACGCCGGACGCCGCTGACGCGTACGCCTGGGTGGTGATCGGCCTGAGCCTGATCGCGGTGGTCTATATCGGCTACATCGCGCTGGTGCAGGAGGATATGAAGAAGCTGGTGGCGTATTCGTCCGTGGCGCACATGGGCTTCGTCACCCTGGGCATCTTCATCGCCTTCATGCTGGTGCGTGGCACCAACAACCTCGATGCCGCCAAGCTGGGCATGCAGGGTGCGATGGTGCAGATGATCTCGCACGGCTTCGTCTCGGGCGCGATGTTCTCGTGCATCGGCGTGCTGTACGACCGCCTGCATACCCGCCAGATCAAGGACTACGGCGGCGTCATCAACGTCATGCCCTGGTTCGGCTTCTTCTACGTGCTGTTCGCCATGGCCAACAGCGGTCTGCCGGGCACCAGCGGTTTCGTGGGCGAGTTCCAGGTGATCCTGGCCAGCTTCCAGGCGAACCCGTGGATCGCGTTCTTTGCCGCCTTCACCCTGATCATCGGCGCGGCCTACACGCTGTACATGGTCAAGCGCGTGCTGTGGGGCGACGTCACCAACCCGCACGTGGCCGAGATGAAGGACATCAATGGCCGCGAATGGTTTGTTCTCGGCGCCTTCGCCGCCGCCGTGATGGCCCTGGGCATCTGGCCGCAGCCGCTGATCCACCTGATGGATTCGTCGGTCTCGCAGCTCGTGACCCAGCTTGCCAACCACAAGATCTAA